The proteins below come from a single Seriola aureovittata isolate HTS-2021-v1 ecotype China chromosome 23, ASM2101889v1, whole genome shotgun sequence genomic window:
- the LOC130164328 gene encoding matrix remodeling-associated protein 8-like yields MFSSVLIVSVCLLTCLLPCVSGEETKVKPGENVTLQCRGPRDAEIKVIKWIRPDLKSEDYVFFYRDKRIYEKYQLPSYRGRVELTDPDMKDGNISVILKNVTINDAAIYECHVGINGNDPQLISTITLKVVDSVNVTAAPGQTVSLPCRAARDTDITVVEWSRAEPEPEHVFLYRDKKPDPQNQSPSFQNRVELRDRQMKDGDVSLTLKNVTRKDSGRYECRVQTEANSLPEPVSIIHLDVHQKGITEERGDEEGGDKEENSRGRVGLGVGLSVAALLVVVVVVVLMIYRKRKRHRAAVI; encoded by the exons atgttttcttcagtgctgatcgtctctgtgtgtctcctcacCTGTCTCCTGCCATGTGTGTCAG GTGAAGAGACGAAGGTGAAACCTGGAGAAAACGTCACTCTTCAGTGTCGAGGTCCCAGAGATGCTGAAATCAAAGTGATAAAGTGGATCAGACCTGACCTGAAGTCAGAGGATTACGTCTTCTTCTACAGAGACAAACGGATTTACGAAAAATACCAGCTTCCATCTTATCGTGGTCGAGTGGAGCTGACAGATCCAGACATGAAGGACGGAAACATCTCTGTGATTCTGAAGAACGTCACCATCAACGACGCTGCAATATACGAGTGTCATGTTGGAATAAACGGAAATGATCCTCAGCTCATCAGCACCATCACCCTGAAGGTTGTAGACTCAG TAAACGTCACAGCTGCACCTGGACAGACTGTCTCTCTGCCGTGTCGAGCTGCCAGAGACACAGACATCACAGTTGTAGAGTGGAGCAGAGCTGAGCCGGAACCAGAACATGTGTTTCTGTACCGGGACAAGAAGCCTGATCCACAGAACCAGAGTCCGTCTTTTCAGAACCGGGTGGAGctgagggacagacagatgaaggaCGGGGACGTGTCTCTGACTCTGAAGAACGTGACGAGAAAGGACTCAGGAAGATACGAGTGTCGAGTCCAGACAGAAGCAAACTCCTTACCTGAGCCCGTCAGCATCATCCACCTGGATGTTCATCAGAAAG gtatcacagaggagagaggagacgaggagggaggagacaaggaggaaaacagcagaggacGTGTTGGACTGGGAGTCGGTCTGTCAGTTGCTGctctgcttgttgttgttgttgttgttgttttgatgatcTATAGGAAACGTAAACgacacagagcagctgtcaTATGA
- the LOC130164305 gene encoding low affinity immunoglobulin gamma Fc region receptor II-like has translation MNRQEGGGISCCVELILAGGTMDLTSLQRLLCLTSLLCCTTNAAGLTVSPSSSQFFKGDSVSLSCEEDDSSAGWRLRRNTTRDTRTQCGADWGESAGSSCNISYIVPQDSGVYWCESREGATSNSISITVTGGAVILQSPVLPVMEGHDVTLHCKTKTPPSNLPAAFYKDGSLITETTGHMTIHHVDKSDEGLYSCGIRGHGESPRSWITVTERPTTTSPPRLPVWLSAASVCGLLVLMLLVLLVVLVKRCVERKPPADEEVREDDITDDITYSDVKILRNQQQPIRRGRESDPAAVYSAVRTDHVTYGRIFIRTNRTRECPAEPEVVYSSLRSTVTPSHLSHQSHQSHQSHH, from the exons atgaacagacaggaaggaggtgggatcagctgctgtgttgagCTCATTTTAGCAGGTGGAACAATGGACCTCACATCTCTGCAGAGGCTGCTCT GTCTGACTTCGCTGCTCTGCTGCACCACGAACGCAG CTGGTCTGACGGTGAGTCCCAGCAGCTCCCAGTTCTTTAAAGgagactctgtctctctgagctgtgagGAGGACGACAGCTCTGCTGgatggaggctgaggaggaacaCCACCAGAGACACCAGGACTCAGTGTGGAGCTGACTGGGGAGAATCAGCTGGTTCTTCCTGTAACATCAGCTACATCGTCCCACAGGACAGTGGAGTTTACTGGTGTGAGTCCAGAGAGGGAGCAACCAgtaacagcatcagcatcactgtcactg gtgGAGCAGTGATCCTGCAGAGTCCTGTCCTCCCTGTGATGGAGGGACATGATGTCactctgcactgtaaaacaaagaccCCTCCCTCCAACCTCCCAGCTGCTTTCTATAAAGATGGCTCCCTCATCACAGAGActacaggtcacatgaccatccACCATGTTGACAAGTCTGATGAAGGCCTCTACAGCTGTGGCATCAGAGGTCATGGAGAGTCTCCACGCAGCTGGATCACTGTCACAG AGCGACCGAccaccacctctcctcctcgtctACCTGTGTGGCTGTCTGCTGCATCTGTCTGTGGTCTGCTTGTAttgatgttactggtgttactggttgTACTGGTGAAACGATGTGTTGAGAGGAAACCtccag CTGATGAAGAAGTCAGAgaagatgacatcacagatgaCATCACATACAGCGACGTGAAAATATTACGCAACcaacaacagccaatcagacgagGCAGAG AGAGCGATCCGGCTGCAGTCTACTCAGCTGTGAGAACAGACCACGTCACTTATGGACGAATATTCATCAGAACAAACAGGACCAGAG agtGTCCAGCAGAGCCGGAGGTCGTCTACTCTTCACTGAGGTCAACCGTCACACCTTCACACCTGTCCCACCAGTCCCACCAGTCCCACCAGTCCCACCACTGA
- the LOC130164309 gene encoding coxsackievirus and adenovirus receptor homolog isoform X1 has product MFSSVLTVSVCLLTCLLSCVSSAGEETKVKPGEDVTLPCRGPRDAEIKLIKWIRPDLKSEDYVFLYRDKRFYEEYQLPSYRGRVELTDPQVKDGDVSVILKNVTINDAARYECHVGKKGSRPQLINTITLKVVDSVNVTAAPGQTVSLPCRGPRDTDITVVEWSRAEPEPEQVFLYRDKKPDPQNQSPSFQNRVELRDRQMKDGDVSLTLKDVTRDDTGRYECRVQTEANSFPEPISIIHLDVHQKGITEERGDEERGDKEGGDKERGDKEGGDKEGGDKEGNSSGHGGLGVGLSAAALLVVVVVVVVGFMIYRKRKRSTEQPSYELANRAADPQQV; this is encoded by the exons atgtttTCTTCAGTACTGaccgtctctgtgtgtctcctcacCTGTCTCCTGTCATGTGTGTCCTCTGCAG GTGAAGAGACGAAGGTGAAACCTGGAGAAGACGTCACTCTTCCATGTCGAGGTCCCAGAGATGCTGAAATCAAACTGATAAAGTGGATCAGACCTGACCTGAAGTCAGAGGATTACGTCTTCCTCTACAGAGACAAACGCTTTTATGAAGAATACCAGCTTCCATCTTATCGTGGTCGAGTGGAGCTGACAGATCCACAGGTGAAGGACGGAGACGTCTCTGTGATTCTGAAGAACGTCACCATCAACGACGCTGCAAGATACGAGTGTCATGTTGGAAAAAAAGGAAGTCGTCCTCAGCTCATCAACACCATCACCCTGAAGGTTGTAGACTCAG TAAACGTCACAGCTGCACCTGGACAGACTGTCTCTCTGCCGTGTCGAGGTCCAAGAGACACAGACATCACAGTTGTAGAGTGGAGCAGAGCTGAGCCGGAGCCAGAACAAGTGTTTCTGTACCGGGACAAGAAGCCTGATCCACAGAACCAGAGTCCGTCCTTTCAGAACCGGGTGGAGctgagggacagacagatgaaggaCGGGGACGTGTCTCTGACTCTGAAGGACGTGACGAGAGACGACACAGGAAGATACGAGTGTCGAGTCCAGACAGAAGCAAACTCCTTTCCTGAACCCATCAGCATCATCCACCTGGATGTTCATCAGAAAG gtatcacagaggagagaggagacgaggagagaggagacaaggagggaggagacaaggagagaggagacaaggagggaggagacaaggagggaggagacaaggagggaaacagcagCGGACATGGTGGACTGGGAGTCGGtctgtcagctgctgctctgcttgttgttgttgttgttgttgttgttggttttatGATCTATAGGAAACGTAAACGATCCACAGAGCAGCCGTCATATGAACTTGCCAATAGAGCAGCTGATCCTCAGCAGGTCTGA
- the LOC130164309 gene encoding butyrophilin subfamily 2 member A1-like isoform X2 yields MFSSVLTVSVCLLTCLLSCVSSAGEETKVKPGEDVTLPCRGPRDAEIKLIKWIRPDLKSEDYVFLYRDKRFYEEYQLPSYRGRVELTDPQVKDGDVSVILKNVTINDAARYECHVGKKGSRPQLINTITLKVVDSVNVTAAPGQTVSLPCRGPRDTDITVVEWSRAEPEPEQVFLYRDKKPDPQNQSPSFQNRVELRDRQMKDGDVSLTLKDVTRDDTGRYECRVQTEANSFPEPISIIHLDVHQKGITEERGDEEGGDKEGGDKEGNSSGHGGLGVGLSAAALLVVVVVVVVGFMIYRKRKRSTEQPSYELANRAADPQQV; encoded by the exons atgtttTCTTCAGTACTGaccgtctctgtgtgtctcctcacCTGTCTCCTGTCATGTGTGTCCTCTGCAG GTGAAGAGACGAAGGTGAAACCTGGAGAAGACGTCACTCTTCCATGTCGAGGTCCCAGAGATGCTGAAATCAAACTGATAAAGTGGATCAGACCTGACCTGAAGTCAGAGGATTACGTCTTCCTCTACAGAGACAAACGCTTTTATGAAGAATACCAGCTTCCATCTTATCGTGGTCGAGTGGAGCTGACAGATCCACAGGTGAAGGACGGAGACGTCTCTGTGATTCTGAAGAACGTCACCATCAACGACGCTGCAAGATACGAGTGTCATGTTGGAAAAAAAGGAAGTCGTCCTCAGCTCATCAACACCATCACCCTGAAGGTTGTAGACTCAG TAAACGTCACAGCTGCACCTGGACAGACTGTCTCTCTGCCGTGTCGAGGTCCAAGAGACACAGACATCACAGTTGTAGAGTGGAGCAGAGCTGAGCCGGAGCCAGAACAAGTGTTTCTGTACCGGGACAAGAAGCCTGATCCACAGAACCAGAGTCCGTCCTTTCAGAACCGGGTGGAGctgagggacagacagatgaaggaCGGGGACGTGTCTCTGACTCTGAAGGACGTGACGAGAGACGACACAGGAAGATACGAGTGTCGAGTCCAGACAGAAGCAAACTCCTTTCCTGAACCCATCAGCATCATCCACCTGGATGTTCATCAGAAAG gtatcacagaggagagaggagacgaggag ggaggagacaaggagggaggagacaaggagggaaacagcagCGGACATGGTGGACTGGGAGTCGGtctgtcagctgctgctctgcttgttgttgttgttgttgttgttgttggttttatGATCTATAGGAAACGTAAACGATCCACAGAGCAGCCGTCATATGAACTTGCCAATAGAGCAGCTGATCCTCAGCAGGTCTGA